One window of Streptomyces sp. NBC_00273 genomic DNA carries:
- the secF gene encoding protein translocase subunit SecF: protein MSKLGDLGAKLYRGEVGYDFVGKRFLWYGVSILITITAIVALAVQGLNMGIEFKGGAVFTTSKASLSVAKATEVAEKASGHDAIVQELGTGGLRIQISGLDTAAATDVKKALAADLKVSEADINADLVGPSWGEQIANKAWTGLGVFMVLVVIYLAIAFEWRMAVAALIALIHDLTITVGVYALVGFEVTPGTVIGLLTILGYSLYDTVVVFDGLKEGSKDITKQTRWTYSEVANRSINGTLVRSINTTVVALLPVAALLFIGGGFLGAGMLNDISLSLFVGLAAGAYSSIFIATPLVVDLKEREPAMKALKKRVLAKRAAAAAKGESPDEGYEAEDEPQVVAQGRPGRRR from the coding sequence ATGTCGAAGCTGGGAGATCTCGGCGCCAAGCTGTACCGCGGTGAGGTCGGCTACGACTTCGTCGGCAAGCGCTTTCTCTGGTACGGCGTGTCCATCCTGATCACCATCACGGCGATCGTCGCCCTGGCCGTCCAGGGCCTCAACATGGGCATCGAGTTCAAGGGTGGTGCCGTCTTCACCACCTCGAAGGCCTCCCTCTCCGTGGCCAAGGCCACGGAGGTCGCGGAGAAGGCCTCGGGCCACGACGCGATCGTCCAGGAGCTCGGCACCGGCGGCCTGCGGATCCAGATCTCCGGTCTGGACACCGCCGCCGCGACCGACGTCAAGAAGGCCCTCGCCGCCGACCTCAAGGTCAGCGAGGCCGACATCAACGCCGACCTGGTCGGCCCCAGCTGGGGCGAGCAGATCGCGAACAAGGCCTGGACCGGTCTCGGCGTCTTCATGGTCCTCGTGGTGATCTACCTGGCCATCGCCTTCGAGTGGCGGATGGCGGTCGCGGCGCTGATCGCGCTGATCCACGACCTCACCATCACCGTCGGCGTGTACGCGCTCGTCGGCTTCGAGGTCACGCCGGGCACGGTCATCGGTCTGCTGACGATCCTCGGCTACTCCCTCTACGACACCGTCGTCGTCTTCGACGGTCTCAAGGAGGGCTCGAAGGACATCACCAAGCAGACCCGCTGGACGTACAGCGAGGTCGCCAACCGCAGCATCAACGGCACCCTGGTCCGCTCGATCAACACCACGGTCGTCGCGCTCCTCCCGGTCGCCGCGCTGCTGTTCATCGGCGGCGGCTTCCTGGGCGCCGGCATGCTGAACGACATCTCGCTGTCGCTGTTCGTCGGCCTCGCGGCCGGTGCGTACTCCTCGATCTTCATCGCGACCCCGCTGGTCGTGGACCTCAAGGAGCGCGAGCCGGCGATGAAGGCGCTCAAGAAGCGGGTGCTCGCCAAGCGGGCGGCCGCGGCTGCCAAGGGCGAGTCCCCGGACGAGGGCTACGAGGCCGAGGACGAGCCGCAGGTCGTGGCGCAGGGTCGGCCGGGGCGGCGGCGTTGA
- a CDS encoding adenine phosphoribosyltransferase — MTAPLSEDARELLLSRIKDVADYPKPGVMFKDITPLLADPEAFAALTDALVELAGRYGATKIVGLEARGFILAAPVAVQAGIGFVPVRKAGKLPGATLAQSYELEYGTAEIEVHAEDLSAGDRVMVIDDVLATGGTAEASLSLIRRAGAEVAGVAVLMELSFLPGRAKLAPTLGEAPLDALIVV, encoded by the coding sequence TTGACCGCGCCGCTGTCCGAGGACGCCCGGGAGCTGCTCCTCAGCCGGATCAAGGACGTGGCGGACTACCCGAAGCCGGGCGTGATGTTCAAGGACATCACCCCGCTGCTGGCGGACCCCGAGGCGTTCGCCGCCCTGACGGACGCGCTGGTGGAGCTGGCCGGGCGGTACGGCGCGACGAAGATCGTCGGCCTGGAGGCGCGCGGGTTCATCCTCGCGGCCCCGGTCGCCGTCCAGGCCGGCATCGGCTTCGTCCCGGTGCGCAAGGCCGGGAAGCTGCCGGGCGCGACGCTCGCGCAGTCGTACGAGCTGGAGTACGGCACGGCGGAGATCGAGGTCCACGCCGAGGACCTGTCGGCCGGTGACCGGGTCATGGTCATCGACGACGTGCTGGCCACCGGCGGTACCGCCGAGGCCTCGCTCTCGCTGATCCGGCGGGCCGGTGCGGAGGTCGCGGGCGTGGCGGTCCTGATGGAACTCTCGTTCCTCCCGGGACGGGCCAAGCTGGCGCCCACGCTGGGTGAGGCTCCGCTGGACGCGCTGATCGTGGTCTGA
- a CDS encoding RelA/SpoT family protein: MPDEVQPISAAQPDPQAEQTTAAPATPPPAPPVPPVKPAPAKSAGSSNRVRARLARLGVQRSNPYNPVLEPLLRIVRSNDPKIETSTLRQLEQAYQVAERWHRGQKRKSGDPYITHPLAVTTILAELGMDPATLMAGLLHDTVEDTEYGLEDLRRDFGDAVALLVDGVTKLDRVKFGEAAQAETVRKMVVAMAKDPRVLVIKLADRLHNMRTMRYLKREKQEKKARETLEIYAPLAHRLGMNTIKWELEDLSFAILYPKMYDEIVRLVAERAPKRDEYLAVVTDEVQVDLRAARIKATVTGRPKHYYSVYQKMIVRGRDFAEIYDLVGIRVLVDTVRDCYAALGTVHARWNPVPGRFKDYIAMPKFNMYQSLHTTVIGPSGKPVELQIRTFDMHRRAEYGIAAHWKYKQQTVAGTSKVRTDVPQAAKGSAGQDTVNDMAWLRQLLDWQKETEDPGEFLDSLRFDLSRNEVFVFTPKGDVIALPAGATPVDFAYAVHTEVGHRTIGARVNGRLVPLESTLDNGDLVEVFTSKAEGAGPSRDWLGFVKSPRARNKIRAWFSKERRDEAIEHGKDAIARAMRKQNLPIQRILTGDSLVTLAHEMRYPDISSLYAAIGEGHVAAQGVVQKLVAALGGEEAANEDIEESIPPARGRKRRTNADPGVVVKGVEDVWVKLARCCTPVPGDPIIGFVTRGSGVSVHRADCVNVDSLSQQPERMLEVEWAPTQSSVFLVAIQVEALDRSRLLSDVTRVLSDQHVNILSAAVQTSRDRVATSRFTFEMGDPKHLGHVLKAVRGVEGVYDVYRVTSARRP; this comes from the coding sequence TTGCCAGACGAGGTCCAGCCAATCTCCGCCGCGCAGCCCGACCCGCAGGCCGAGCAGACCACGGCGGCACCCGCCACGCCGCCGCCGGCCCCGCCGGTGCCGCCGGTCAAGCCCGCGCCGGCGAAGTCCGCCGGGTCCTCCAACCGGGTGCGCGCCCGTCTCGCCCGGCTGGGCGTACAGCGCTCGAACCCGTACAACCCGGTTCTGGAGCCGTTGCTCCGCATAGTCCGCAGCAACGACCCGAAGATCGAGACGTCGACGCTGCGCCAGCTGGAGCAGGCCTACCAGGTGGCCGAACGCTGGCACCGCGGCCAGAAGCGCAAGAGCGGCGACCCGTACATCACCCACCCGCTCGCGGTGACCACCATCCTCGCCGAGCTCGGCATGGACCCGGCCACCCTGATGGCCGGTCTGCTGCACGACACCGTCGAGGACACCGAGTACGGCCTCGAAGACCTGCGCCGCGACTTCGGCGACGCCGTGGCCCTGCTCGTCGACGGCGTCACCAAGCTGGACCGGGTGAAGTTCGGCGAGGCGGCCCAGGCGGAGACCGTCCGCAAGATGGTCGTGGCGATGGCCAAGGACCCGCGCGTCCTGGTCATCAAGCTCGCCGACCGGCTGCACAACATGCGCACCATGCGCTACCTCAAGCGGGAGAAGCAGGAGAAGAAGGCCCGCGAGACCCTCGAGATCTACGCCCCGCTGGCGCACCGGCTGGGCATGAACACGATCAAGTGGGAGCTGGAAGACCTCTCCTTCGCGATCCTCTACCCGAAGATGTACGACGAGATCGTGCGCCTGGTCGCCGAGCGCGCGCCCAAGCGCGACGAGTACCTCGCCGTCGTCACCGACGAGGTGCAGGTCGACCTCAGAGCCGCCCGCATCAAGGCCACCGTGACGGGCCGCCCGAAGCACTACTACAGCGTCTACCAGAAGATGATCGTCCGCGGCCGTGACTTCGCGGAGATCTACGACCTGGTGGGCATTCGCGTCCTCGTCGACACCGTTCGGGACTGCTACGCGGCCCTGGGCACCGTGCACGCGCGGTGGAACCCGGTCCCCGGCCGGTTCAAGGACTACATCGCGATGCCCAAGTTCAACATGTACCAGTCGCTCCACACGACGGTCATCGGACCCAGCGGCAAGCCCGTCGAGCTGCAGATCCGCACCTTCGACATGCACCGCCGCGCCGAGTACGGCATCGCCGCGCACTGGAAGTACAAGCAGCAGACCGTCGCCGGCACCTCCAAGGTCCGCACCGACGTCCCGCAGGCCGCCAAGGGCAGTGCCGGCCAGGACACGGTCAACGACATGGCCTGGCTGCGCCAGCTGCTGGACTGGCAGAAGGAGACCGAGGACCCGGGCGAGTTCCTCGACTCGCTGCGCTTCGACCTCTCCCGCAACGAGGTCTTCGTCTTCACGCCCAAGGGCGACGTCATCGCGCTGCCCGCCGGAGCCACCCCCGTGGACTTCGCGTACGCCGTCCACACCGAGGTCGGCCACCGGACGATAGGGGCCAGGGTCAACGGCCGGCTCGTCCCGCTGGAATCCACGCTCGACAACGGCGACCTGGTCGAGGTCTTCACCTCCAAGGCCGAGGGCGCCGGCCCGTCCCGCGACTGGCTCGGCTTCGTCAAGTCCCCGCGGGCCCGCAACAAGATCCGCGCCTGGTTCTCCAAGGAGCGCCGCGACGAGGCCATCGAGCACGGCAAGGACGCCATCGCCCGGGCCATGCGCAAGCAGAACCTGCCGATCCAGCGCATCCTGACCGGCGACTCGCTCGTCACCCTCGCGCACGAGATGCGCTACCCCGACATCTCCTCCCTGTACGCGGCGATCGGCGAGGGCCACGTGGCCGCGCAGGGCGTCGTACAGAAGCTGGTCGCGGCCCTCGGCGGCGAGGAGGCGGCCAACGAGGACATCGAGGAATCGATCCCGCCGGCGCGCGGCCGCAAGCGGCGCACCAACGCGGACCCGGGCGTCGTCGTCAAGGGCGTCGAGGACGTGTGGGTCAAGCTGGCCCGCTGCTGCACCCCGGTACCGGGCGACCCGATCATCGGGTTCGTCACGCGCGGCAGCGGCGTATCGGTTCACCGCGCGGACTGCGTCAACGTCGACTCGCTCTCCCAGCAGCCCGAGCGGATGCTGGAGGTCGAGTGGGCGCCCACCCAGTCCTCGGTCTTCCTGGTCGCCATCCAGGTCGAGGCACTGGACCGGTCCCGGCTGCTGTCGGACGTCACCCGGGTCCTGTCGGACCAGCACGTCAACATCCTCTCGGCGGCCGTCCAGACCTCCCGCGACCGGGTGGCCACCTCCCGGTTCACCTTCGAGATGGGCGACCCCAAGCACCTGGGGCACGTCCTGAAGGCCGTCCGGGGCGTCGAGGGCGTCTACGACGTCTACCGCGTGACCTCGGCCCGCAGGCCGTAG
- a CDS encoding DUF349 domain-containing protein has product MSSDPWGRVDETGTVYVRTSDGEQVVGSWQAGTPEEALAYFERKYEGLVVEIGLLEKRVRTTDLSAKDAQTAIDHLRTQLDEHHAVGDLDALRVRLDKLVTTVESRREERKVAKAKQTDEARAAKDALVVEAEQLAQSDQWRSAGERLRALVDIWKGLPRLDRKSDDELWHRFSHARSAFSKRRKAHFASLDAQREDARKVKEKLVAEAESLSKSTDWGPTAARYRELMADWKAAGRAQRESEDDLWNRFRGAQDVFFAARSEVFAERDAEQIENLKLKEELADEAEKLVPVTDLKAARAAFRSLNERWEGIGHVPRDARPKVEGRMHSVERAIQEAEEGEWRRTNPEARARAAGLTGQLQAAVDKLREQIDAARAAGNNAKADKLSRELEGRQALLDQALKGLEEFGG; this is encoded by the coding sequence GTGAGCAGCGACCCGTGGGGCCGAGTCGACGAGACGGGCACCGTGTACGTGCGTACTTCCGATGGCGAGCAGGTCGTCGGATCGTGGCAGGCCGGCACCCCTGAGGAGGCCCTGGCCTATTTCGAGCGCAAGTACGAGGGCCTGGTGGTCGAGATCGGCCTCCTCGAAAAGCGGGTGCGGACCACTGATCTGTCCGCCAAGGACGCCCAGACGGCGATCGACCACCTGCGTACGCAGCTGGACGAGCACCATGCCGTGGGCGACCTGGACGCCCTGCGCGTGCGGCTGGACAAGCTGGTCACGACCGTGGAGTCCCGGCGCGAGGAGCGCAAGGTAGCGAAGGCCAAGCAGACGGACGAGGCCCGTGCGGCCAAGGACGCGCTGGTCGTCGAGGCCGAGCAGCTGGCCCAGAGCGACCAGTGGCGCAGTGCCGGCGAGCGGCTGCGCGCCCTGGTGGACATCTGGAAGGGGCTGCCGCGTCTGGACCGCAAGTCGGACGACGAGCTGTGGCACCGGTTCTCGCACGCGCGGTCCGCCTTCTCCAAGCGCCGCAAGGCGCACTTCGCCTCGCTGGACGCGCAGCGCGAGGATGCCCGCAAGGTCAAGGAGAAGCTGGTCGCCGAGGCCGAGTCGCTGTCGAAGTCGACCGACTGGGGTCCGACCGCGGCCCGCTACCGCGAGCTGATGGCCGACTGGAAGGCGGCGGGCCGGGCGCAGCGCGAGTCCGAGGACGACCTGTGGAACCGGTTCCGCGGTGCGCAGGACGTGTTCTTCGCGGCCCGCAGCGAGGTCTTCGCGGAGCGCGACGCCGAGCAGATCGAGAACCTGAAGCTCAAGGAGGAGCTGGCCGACGAGGCCGAGAAGCTCGTCCCCGTAACGGACCTGAAGGCGGCCCGTGCCGCGTTCCGCTCCCTCAACGAGCGCTGGGAGGGCATCGGCCACGTGCCGCGGGACGCCCGGCCGAAGGTCGAGGGCCGCATGCACTCGGTCGAGCGGGCGATCCAGGAGGCCGAGGAGGGCGAGTGGCGTCGTACGAACCCGGAGGCGCGGGCGCGTGCGGCCGGTCTGACGGGTCAGCTCCAGGCGGCGGTGGACAAGCTGCGTGAGCAGATCGACGCGGCGCGCGCGGCGGGCAACAACGCCAAGGCCGACAAGCTGTCGCGCGAGCTGGAGGGCCGCCAGGCCCTGCTGGACCAGGCGCTGAAGGGCCTGGAGGAGTTCGGCGGCTGA
- a CDS encoding peptidylprolyl isomerase, whose product MVTSDQRRRQLAREKYERQQKRRAEARKKGRQRAAVIGAAVAVVIATLVGLIVGGVFDKDKKDQAADPSANPSASASEPAPKQSPSPEMAIDQKAKYTFGLKTSAGDINFTMDAAKTPQTVNSFKSLADKGYFDNTKCHRLTAGGIFVLQCGDPEGTGRGGPGYNIPDENLDSLGKANDQGQVVYPAGTVAMANTGQPGSGGSQFFLVYKDSPLAPSYTPFGKIDAAGLKVLEEIAKAGTVDGGQDGAPKTEVKIEKGTVTQN is encoded by the coding sequence GTGGTCACGAGCGATCAGCGGCGGCGACAGCTCGCCAGGGAGAAGTACGAGCGCCAGCAGAAGCGCCGCGCCGAGGCCCGGAAGAAGGGTCGCCAGCGTGCGGCGGTGATCGGTGCGGCCGTGGCCGTGGTGATCGCGACGCTGGTCGGCCTGATCGTGGGCGGTGTCTTCGACAAGGACAAGAAGGACCAGGCCGCGGACCCGTCCGCGAACCCCTCGGCATCGGCGAGCGAGCCCGCGCCCAAGCAGTCCCCCTCGCCGGAGATGGCGATCGACCAGAAGGCGAAGTACACCTTCGGGCTGAAGACCAGCGCGGGTGACATCAACTTCACGATGGACGCGGCCAAGACCCCGCAGACCGTGAACTCGTTCAAGTCGCTCGCCGACAAGGGCTACTTCGACAACACCAAGTGCCACCGGTTGACGGCCGGCGGGATCTTCGTGCTCCAGTGCGGCGACCCCGAGGGCACCGGCCGCGGCGGCCCGGGCTACAACATCCCGGACGAGAACCTGGACTCGCTGGGCAAGGCCAACGATCAGGGCCAGGTCGTCTACCCGGCCGGCACGGTGGCGATGGCCAACACGGGTCAGCCCGGCTCGGGCGGCAGCCAGTTCTTCCTGGTCTACAAGGACAGCCCGCTGGCGCCGTCGTACACGCCGTTCGGCAAGATCGACGCGGCCGGCCTGAAGGTCCTGGAGGAGATCGCGAAGGCCGGTACGGTCGACGGCGGCCAGGACGGCGCGCCCAAGACCGAGGTGAAGATCGAGAAGGGCACGGTCACGCAGAACTGA
- a CDS encoding MBL fold metallo-hydrolase, whose protein sequence is MLIAGFPAGAWGTNCYVVAPAAGEECVIIDPGHQAAQGVEETLKKHRLKPVAVVLTHGHIDHVASVVPVCGAHDVPAWIHPEDRYMMSDPEKALGRSIGMPLMGELTVGEPDDVRELADGATLKLAGMDFSVAHAPGHTKGSVTFRMPELADVPPVFFSGDLLFAGSIGRTDLPGGSHAEILESLGRVCLPLDDSTVVLSGHGPQTTIGRERATNPYLREVAAGLGDGTAAPRRGM, encoded by the coding sequence GTGCTGATTGCCGGGTTCCCCGCAGGCGCTTGGGGCACCAACTGCTACGTGGTCGCCCCCGCCGCCGGTGAGGAGTGCGTCATCATCGACCCGGGCCACCAGGCCGCCCAGGGCGTCGAGGAGACGCTGAAGAAGCATCGGCTCAAGCCCGTCGCGGTCGTGCTGACCCATGGCCACATCGATCATGTGGCCTCGGTGGTCCCGGTGTGCGGAGCACACGACGTACCGGCCTGGATCCACCCCGAGGACCGCTACATGATGAGCGACCCGGAGAAGGCCCTCGGCCGCTCCATCGGGATGCCGCTCATGGGCGAGCTGACCGTGGGGGAGCCGGACGACGTCCGCGAACTGGCCGACGGCGCCACCCTGAAATTGGCCGGAATGGACTTCTCCGTGGCGCACGCGCCGGGCCATACCAAGGGGTCGGTGACCTTCCGGATGCCCGAGCTGGCCGACGTCCCGCCGGTCTTCTTCTCGGGCGACCTGCTCTTCGCCGGCTCCATCGGACGCACCGACCTGCCCGGCGGCTCCCACGCCGAGATCCTCGAATCGCTGGGCCGCGTGTGCCTGCCGCTCGACGACTCGACCGTGGTGCTGTCCGGCCACGGTCCCCAGACCACCATCGGCCGCGAGCGCGCGACCAACCCGTACCTTCGGGAAGTCGCCGCCGGGCTCGGAGACGGCACCGCCGCTCCACGACGAGGAATGTGA
- the hisS gene encoding histidine--tRNA ligase: MATFQAPKGTYDLIPPVSVKYLAVREALAAPLRNSGYGYIETPGFEDVGLFARGVGESTDIVSKEMYAFETKGGDQLALRPEGTASVLRAALEASLHKKGNLPVKLWYSGSYYRYEKPQAGRYRHFSQVGAEAIGAEDPALDAELIILADQAYRSLGLRNFRILLNSLGDKECRPVYREALQSFLAGLDLDAETVRRAEINPLRVLDDKRAEVQKQLVGAPVLRDYLCDACKAYHEQVRVLVTAAGVAFEDDEKLVRGLDYYTRTTFEFVHDGLGSQSAVGGGGRYDGLSEMIGGPALPSVGWALGVDRTVLALEAEGVELDVPASTSVFAVALGEAKATVFGLVTQLRKAGVAADMSYGGKGLKGAMKDANRSGARFAVVVGERDLAEGVVQLKDMESGEQTAVPVDELVDTVRTRLA; this comes from the coding sequence GTGGCTACTTTCCAGGCCCCCAAGGGCACGTACGACCTGATCCCGCCGGTGTCCGTGAAGTACCTGGCGGTGCGCGAGGCCCTCGCGGCGCCCCTGCGCAACTCCGGCTACGGCTACATCGAGACCCCCGGCTTCGAGGACGTGGGCCTCTTCGCCCGCGGCGTCGGCGAGTCCACCGACATCGTCTCCAAGGAGATGTACGCCTTCGAGACCAAGGGCGGTGACCAGCTCGCCCTGCGCCCCGAGGGCACGGCCTCCGTGCTGCGCGCGGCCCTGGAGGCCAGCCTGCACAAGAAGGGCAACCTGCCGGTCAAGCTCTGGTACTCGGGCTCCTACTACCGCTACGAGAAGCCGCAGGCGGGCCGCTACCGCCACTTCTCGCAGGTCGGCGCCGAGGCGATCGGCGCCGAGGACCCGGCCCTGGACGCCGAGCTGATCATCCTGGCCGACCAGGCGTACCGCTCGCTGGGCCTGCGCAACTTCCGGATCCTGCTGAACTCGCTGGGCGACAAGGAGTGCCGTCCGGTGTACCGGGAGGCGCTGCAGTCCTTCCTGGCCGGCCTCGACCTCGACGCGGAGACCGTGCGCCGGGCCGAGATCAACCCGCTGCGCGTCCTCGACGACAAGCGGGCCGAGGTGCAGAAGCAGCTCGTCGGCGCCCCGGTGCTGCGGGACTACCTCTGCGACGCGTGCAAGGCGTACCACGAGCAGGTCCGGGTCCTGGTGACGGCGGCCGGCGTCGCCTTCGAGGACGACGAGAAGCTGGTGCGCGGGCTGGACTACTACACCCGCACCACCTTCGAGTTCGTCCACGACGGCCTGGGTTCGCAGTCCGCGGTCGGCGGCGGCGGCCGCTACGACGGCCTGTCCGAGATGATCGGCGGACCGGCCCTCCCGTCGGTGGGCTGGGCCCTCGGCGTGGACCGCACGGTCCTGGCCCTGGAGGCCGAGGGCGTCGAACTCGACGTCCCGGCGTCGACCTCGGTGTTCGCAGTGGCGCTGGGCGAGGCCAAGGCGACCGTGTTCGGCCTCGTGACGCAGCTGCGCAAGGCGGGCGTCGCGGCCGACATGTCCTACGGCGGCAAGGGCCTCAAGGGCGCCATGAAGGACGCGAACCGCAGCGGTGCCCGCTTCGCGGTCGTCGTGGGCGAGCGGGACCTCGCCGAGGGCGTCGTCCAGCTGAAGGACATGGAGTCCGGCGAGCAGACGGCCGTGCCCGTCGACGAGCTGGTCGACACGGTCCGGACCCGCCTCGCCTGA
- a CDS encoding vitamin K epoxide reductase family protein, translating to MTTRSADADTARGRTVGGSRALALLLVITGAAGLFAAWVITIDKFKLLEDPTFKPACSLNPIVSCGNIMTSDQASAFGFPNPMLGLVAYGIVICVGMSMLAGASFRRWYWLTFNAGTLFGVVFCAWLMYQSLYNINSLCLWCCLAWVATIFMFWYVTAHNVREGLLPAPGWLKSFLDEFTWVLPVLHVGIIGMLILTRWWDFWTS from the coding sequence ATGACGACACGAAGCGCGGACGCGGACACCGCCCGGGGCAGGACCGTCGGGGGGAGCCGGGCCCTGGCCCTGCTGCTGGTGATCACCGGAGCCGCGGGCCTGTTCGCCGCCTGGGTGATCACGATCGACAAGTTCAAGCTGCTGGAGGACCCGACCTTCAAGCCCGCCTGCAGCCTCAACCCGATCGTCTCCTGCGGCAACATCATGACGAGCGACCAGGCGTCGGCCTTCGGCTTCCCGAACCCGATGCTCGGACTCGTCGCCTACGGGATCGTGATCTGCGTCGGCATGAGCATGCTGGCCGGTGCCTCGTTCCGCCGCTGGTACTGGCTGACCTTCAACGCAGGCACCCTCTTCGGCGTCGTCTTCTGCGCCTGGCTCATGTACCAGTCGCTCTACAACATCAACTCGCTCTGCCTGTGGTGCTGCCTGGCCTGGGTCGCCACGATCTTCATGTTCTGGTACGTCACCGCCCACAACGTCCGCGAGGGGCTGCTGCCCGCCCCGGGCTGGCTCAAGTCCTTCCTCGACGAGTTCACCTGGGTCCTGCCCGTCCTGCACGTCGGGATCATCGGGATGCTGATCCTGACCCGCTGGTGGGACTTCTGGACCTCCTGA
- a CDS encoding replication-associated recombination protein A, with protein MEPDLFTAAAEDRREKDPASSPLAVRMRPRTLDEVVGQQHLLKPGSPLRRLVGEGAGGPAGASSVILWGPPGIGKTTLAYVVSQATQKRFVELSAITAGVKEVRAVIEGAKRAAGGYGKETVLFLDEIHRFSKAQQDSLLPAVENRWVTLIAATTENPYFSIISPLLSRSLLLTLEPLTDEDLSALMRRALTEERGLGGSVTLPVDAEAHLLRIAGGDARRALTALEAGAGSAIAKGEDEITLQTLEEAVDRAAVRYDKDGDQHYDVASALIKSIRGSDVDAALHYLARMIEAGEDPRFIARRLMISASEDIGLADPTALPIAVAAAQAVAMIGFPEAALTLSHATIALALAPKSNTATTAIGAALADVRAGLAGPVPTHLRDGHYKGAAKLGHAQGYVYPHDVPGAIAAQQYAPDEIQGKRYYEPTRYGAEARYADVVEKVRERLRGAGS; from the coding sequence GTGGAACCAGACCTGTTCACCGCCGCTGCCGAAGACCGCCGGGAGAAGGACCCCGCGAGCTCCCCGCTCGCCGTCCGGATGCGCCCGCGCACCCTGGACGAGGTCGTCGGCCAGCAGCACCTGCTGAAGCCCGGATCACCGCTGCGGCGGCTGGTCGGGGAAGGGGCCGGCGGCCCGGCCGGTGCCTCGTCGGTGATCCTCTGGGGCCCGCCCGGCATCGGGAAGACGACGCTGGCGTACGTGGTCAGCCAGGCCACGCAGAAGCGGTTCGTGGAACTCTCCGCCATCACGGCGGGCGTCAAAGAGGTACGGGCCGTCATCGAGGGCGCCAAGCGCGCGGCCGGCGGCTACGGCAAGGAGACCGTCCTCTTCCTCGACGAGATCCACCGGTTCAGCAAGGCGCAGCAGGACTCGCTGCTCCCCGCCGTCGAGAACCGCTGGGTGACGCTGATCGCGGCCACCACCGAGAACCCGTACTTCTCGATCATCTCCCCGCTGCTGTCGCGCTCGCTGCTGTTGACGCTCGAACCGCTGACGGACGAGGACCTGAGCGCCCTGATGCGGCGCGCGCTCACCGAGGAGCGGGGCCTGGGCGGTTCCGTCACCCTCCCGGTGGACGCGGAGGCGCACCTGCTGCGGATCGCGGGCGGCGACGCCCGGCGGGCGCTGACGGCGCTGGAGGCGGGCGCCGGGTCGGCCATCGCCAAAGGCGAGGACGAGATCACGCTCCAGACGCTGGAAGAGGCGGTCGACCGGGCGGCGGTCCGGTACGACAAGGACGGCGACCAGCACTACGACGTGGCCAGCGCGCTGATCAAGTCGATCCGCGGCTCGGACGTCGACGCCGCGCTGCACTACCTGGCCCGGATGATCGAGGCCGGGGAGGACCCCCGGTTCATCGCCCGCCGTCTGATGATCTCCGCGAGCGAGGACATCGGCCTGGCGGACCCGACGGCCCTGCCGATCGCGGTGGCCGCGGCCCAGGCGGTGGCGATGATCGGCTTCCCGGAGGCGGCCCTGACCCTCTCGCACGCCACGATCGCGCTGGCGCTGGCCCCCAAGTCGAACACCGCCACGACCGCGATCGGCGCGGCGCTGGCCGACGTACGGGCGGGCCTCGCGGGACCGGTCCCGACGCACCTGAGGGACGGGCACTACAAGGGCGCGGCGAAGCTGGGGCACGCGCAGGGGTACGTGTACCCGCACGACGTGCCGGGCGCGATCGCGGCGCAGCAGTACGCGCCGGACGAGATCCAGGGCAAGCGGTACTACGAGCCGACGCGGTACGGCGCGGAGGCCCGCTACGCGGACGTGGTCGAGAAGGTCCGCGAGCGGCTCCGGGGCGCCGGGTCCTGA
- a CDS encoding HNH endonuclease family protein, protein MGRRAPLVVAAVALLLSGCHHGGVETARASAAALVARVPLSGAGFPPDARTARAQLARLKVERGRNWETYERENFGRYWSDETDAVGGRNGCDTRDDVLRRDLRELREGDRNPCVVLSGVLHDPYTGKVLPYAYRRASQIQTDHVVALGAAWRAGAYAWTPQRRLEYANDLDVLLAVDKRTNQDKGSKTADEWRPPRRAYWCEYARRYAGIKDEYGLSVTAPERLALQDLLATCPQ, encoded by the coding sequence ATGGGACGCCGTGCACCGCTCGTCGTCGCCGCGGTGGCTCTGCTGCTCAGCGGCTGTCATCACGGCGGCGTCGAGACGGCGCGGGCCAGCGCGGCGGCGCTGGTCGCCCGGGTGCCGCTCAGCGGGGCCGGGTTCCCGCCGGACGCGCGCACCGCGCGGGCGCAGCTGGCCCGGCTGAAGGTCGAGCGGGGCAGGAACTGGGAGACGTACGAGCGCGAGAACTTCGGCCGGTACTGGTCCGACGAGACCGACGCCGTCGGCGGGCGCAACGGCTGTGACACCCGCGACGACGTCCTGCGCCGGGACCTCCGGGAGCTCCGCGAGGGGGACCGGAACCCCTGCGTCGTGCTCTCCGGCGTGCTGCACGACCCGTACACCGGCAAGGTGCTGCCCTACGCCTACCGGCGGGCCTCGCAGATCCAGACCGACCACGTGGTCGCGCTCGGCGCCGCCTGGCGGGCCGGCGCGTACGCGTGGACCCCGCAGCGCCGGCTGGAGTACGCCAACGATCTCGACGTACTGCTCGCCGTGGACAAACGGACCAACCAGGACAAGGGCAGCAAGACGGCCGACGAGTGGCGGCCGCCCCGGCGTGCGTACTGGTGCGAGTACGCGCGCCGCTACGCCGGCATCAAGGACGAGTACGGCCTGTCCGTGACGGCGCCCGAGAGGCTCGCCCTCCAGGACCTGCTGGCCACCTGCCCTCAGTAG